The window CTAACGTtttcaatccaaaaaaaaaaaaaaaaggagtgcaGATAAAACACTATCAATTGCCTAAGACTTCCTCCGtcccattattattattatgttttCACTTTATTGATATTTCAAAATAAGAGCCACCATTTAAAATTTAAGATATGCTTTCCAATCTtgctatttgaaaaaaaaataactttttaaAATTCCAATATACATCTATCCAGAgaatattttgaattcaaaagatacatatatataaattcaCTAATATCACTTCATCTTGACATAATAATTACCATGTTTTCATATAAAATTGAATTTCTGAAAAACGACTCTAATATTGGGCCCAAAGGAGTACAAAGTTTTGAGAATTAAATGAGGCTTAGCTTCCCAACGGGTGCAAAAGCACTTGTTTGGTCCGATAGTAGCTCAGTCTCCTCCGAATTCTTCTTGACTCATTTGAGCCCACCCCTTTCTCTTTAGTATAGAATCGGAGTAAGATTAGAATAGAAAAGCTATTgtataaagagagagagagagaatgaggCTTAGCTTCCGTAAAAAAGGTAAATAGTAAAAGagtgaaaaaaaattagaaagtgTGATGGGCTCAACAATGATCTGGTAAACCGGGCCTTGCAACAGCTGGAAAAAGGTGCCAGTGTTTGGGCTTGGCTAGAAGGCTAAAGCAAAGAAAGCCCGACAGTATTTACAAGCCTTTCTCCCCGAGTCTCCAGTTGTCTTCCCTGCAAAAATCAACCGGGAAAAGCTTACAGAATGTACTTTTTTGTGCCCATCAGAACCGATCGGGAAGCAAAAGCACTCTGATATTCGGAGACCGTTGAGGGGAAGTCTATAGCCACATATAGCCAAATGGGACCAAAAATTTGTCAAGTGTGCGACGATGCACAATCAAAATACAAGTGCCCAAGGTGTCTGGTTCCCTACTGTTCTTTGGTCTGTTTCAAGAAGCACAAAGAAATTCCGTGTTCAAAGCCTGAATCTTCTTCTCAAGGTACGTCCCCTCGTGAGTGCAATTTTAACTCCATGTTTCTCCCGACCTCATTTGTAACTTAATGTTACCGTCATGATTGTACAGCACTAGGTTAACTGCCACGGCTACTAGCATTTGTAAACCCCAAAATCACAACTTTATGCTTCTTGCTAAAAATTACTCTTGGTAGACGTCATCTATGCTGTTTTGTGATTTGGGCTCTTTGTAGTTATCTTGTTATCAAGTATCTGGTTATAGCAGCTGGGAacacttcttcttttttaatttccccTTTCCAACCAGGTAGATTTATTCTTCAGACATTCGTTGAATTCTCTAGCATTACATCTACAGCTGCGAGCATGCCAAGAATTTAGGCGCTTTCggctgaagtttttttttttttgaagcagtTCTTCCAGAATTGCACAaagatttattttttcttcaaaCTATTTGATGCATCTGTAAATCCTTGTCTTGGTTGCTGTCTACAGGATATTAAATACTTTGTATTCAGTGTTAACTCTGTATTTTCTGCTAATGTGTTGCGGCGCTATTTTGATCTGTATTGGTTTTTAGAGAATTAAGACATGCAACTGAAAGTTGGTCTCTTCGGCCATATATTTGTGTACTCTGACGGGAAGGGTACTTCCAATTTTGTTATAACTTGTCTTATCCTAGTCAGTTTGACTCTGTTTCTGGTCGGATGTACACTTTAGTTGCTGAGAACGCTGAGGGATAGTCTGCTAATGTTGTGCATCTCCTTTCTATCAGCTCCCAAACGAGCTGTGCATCTTGGGAAACCCTATTATGTTCATGACCCAAGTGAATCGCTGCAACAGGTTCAACTGGAGTCCATAGGTATAATCTTTTATGTATTTTCAATAATTGCTTTGCTAATATCTGACTTCTAAGGCAACTGCTTGGTGTTAAAGCTAAAATGCCTAGCATTGATATCACAATATTTGGACCATCTCCTCCACTCCACTAGCCTCCAAACCCccaacagagagagagagagaggcgcCCGCCGGAGGGGGGGGGGCTGTTTACTAGAACAGCAAGTAGGTGGAAGGGTTCCTGACTGGAATCTCTTTACTTTTAACTCGTAATAacctatatatgtatatgtggtATTACTCATTCGTTCACCTTAATTGCACTTAATCAGTATAAAGTTTACAGATTAACCACCACCTAGAATaacagttaatcatgatttctCAAATAGCCTGTATGTACGGGCTCCATTTCCTATCTGCAACTTGAGtagaaggaaagaaagattGCATCTAGAAAGAAATAATTAGAGATTTGAAATTACTTTAGAAGCCTAAGGGGTAACATATTCAATTGTTTGTTAGTAAGCTTATTGCATTTGTTGATGGAACCACATCCCAAAATCACAATTTAATGGGCTAAAGGCATTATGCAACTTGATGGAATCGCAATCAGTAAGTTGTTTGCTTGTTGAGGTTTTGCACGCTGGTGTCATGTTTGCTTTAAAATACTCAacatttacattcattaactgATAATTGTGAAGCTGATCAGGAAAAAgacattcaaaagaaaaaatattttttttctgtaAAATGAACTTCTTACTACTTAATAATGAATCTAATTTTAGGACAGTCAGCTGAACACTTCTCAGGCATGGGTGCGAGTACCTTGTACTGATTCTGTCTTGGAAGATAGGATCTTGCCTTAATAGATTCTTTGTGTTTTTGGTgcaattttttctgaatttgAACACAGCTTGTTCGAGTGAAATTCGTGATATATTGAAGGATAAAGAGCTTCAAAAGCTGATACTCAATGTAGACGGTTCTGCAGAGGCTGAAAAAGTAAGTTGTTACTATCTGGAGTAAATTTCTGTCGGAATGAAATATCTTTAAGAGTCTTCTCAAGAATATGCTAATTGTTGGAATGTTGCACGCAAATGACTTTCACTTGTCATGTTTCTTTCTTTAAGGAGCTAGGCAAAGCAATGGAAGTGGATGCATTCCGCATTTTTACTGAGAAGGTATCAATTTTACGTTGACAGGAACTCTCTATTGGTTTGGTTTTGTTAAATAAGTGTGTGTTATAATTGAGATATCCAAGCTGATTGCTGAATTTGGTTGGATcatgtttttcttttgattaCAGATATTGTCTATAATTGGTCCTAAAGTCTAAGCACTGAGCCACAAGCAACAAAGTGTTTGCTCTTTCAATTGAAACGGTGGTAAACCTgcacttgcattcatggcagtGCCATAACAATTATTTTCTGATGATACATATAGTCTAGTAAATTTTGTATTGGATGCACTTACTACCTATGTCCCTCGTTTGACAGATTGTTGTACAAAAAACTCGCACGTATCGAAGGCTGATCTGTAAATGCCATTTTTGAACTCAACGACGGCCATTATTTGTATTGCATGCTAAAATCTTGACTTCTGTATTTTAGCCAATTCTGTAGATGTCATCTGTGAACTCATTCAACGGCCATAAATCGTGCTTGCCCATATAGTTTTCGCATTTGTATCCAATTTTACAGGGAGGAGGTGCACTTGTTAATCTGCTTCGGCTTCTGTGTTTCAGAGAATGAGAGATGCTTCCATTTAGTCCTTTTTTTCCTGAATCGGGAAACAGAACCATGCAGTTTTTCTGACCTGCGCCGTGCTGCATGAGAATCAACATCGTAGGTAGTAGTAGTACCTATATCAAATGTTAACAGTTTCTTCGACTAGTAAGCGCCTGAATGGCTTGATTGACGTTCCGGAATGACAGTAGTAGTGTTCATGGTGGTCTGGGGGTACCGACGAGTTACCTTCGATTTTTTCCCGCCCCAGACGTACAAATAATTACCACATAGCTTATGATCCTTGCAAGGGGTTAAATTCCACCTTGGGCGCACAAATAATTAACGCATAAAACCTAAACTTTAGGGAAGATTCTAAACTTTACAAGGTGTAGGCGTAAATTGCAAGGAAGGAATCGGAAGGCAATCAAGAAATTTTATCACGACATGGATGATTTCTCTGCCAATTCAGCCGAGTCTTGGGACTACTTTTCCAATCGTTCGAGCTTTGTCTTTTGTCAACTCCAATACTAGACTTTTCGTTGGTTAATTAAACCTAGTCCCAAATTGAACTCTAAAAGCCGGCGATCATTCGAGCTTTGTCAGTCGCCCCATCCAAGTAGTGAAGGTCACCATAGCAGGTGATTCTCTGTTgcaagtagttttttttttttgcatgcaatatcttttctttctttcattatCACTTTTTATTAAACCACTTCCATTCGTGTTTAATT is drawn from Coffea arabica cultivar ET-39 chromosome 1c, Coffea Arabica ET-39 HiFi, whole genome shotgun sequence and contains these coding sequences:
- the LOC113714177 gene encoding uncharacterized protein, with the translated sequence MGPKICQVCDDAQSKYKCPRCLVPYCSLVCFKKHKEIPCSKPESSSQAPKRAVHLGKPYYVHDPSESLQQVQLESIACSSEIRDILKDKELQKLILNVDGSAEAEKELGKAMEVDAFRIFTEKILSIIGPKV